In Rubrobacter calidifluminis, the genomic stretch TCCACTACTGCGTCTCCAACATCCCGGGAGCTGTAGCGAGAACCTCCACGCTGGCACTCACGAGCGCCACGCTGCCCTATGTGGTTGAGATAGCCAAAAGTGGGAGCATGGAGAGAGCGGCAAGAGAAGACGAAGCCTTGAGGAGAGGGCTTGCCACCACAGCAGGCCATCTCACCTCAGAGCCTGTAGCGCAGGCGCACTCCCTTGCCTACACCCCTCCAGAGGAGGTGCTCCTCTGAGGGCGGGAGCGCAGATGGGTTTATACTTGAGCCACCCGATCCTATACTGGGGAAAGTACCTTACAAGAAAGGTTCAGGTATGCTGAAAGAGAGGAAGATCAGGACGGAGATCCCCGGTCCCAAGAGCCGGGCTTTGATGGAGCGGCGTCGGAAGGCGGTTTCGGCGGGCCTCGGGACGGCGCTACCGATATGGGTACGGGAGGCGCATGGCGCGCTGGTCGAGGACGTGGACGGGAACACGTTCATAGACTTTGGTGGTGGGATCGGGGTCCTGAACGCCGGGCACACCAACCCGGTGGTCGTCGAGGCGGTGAAGGAGCAGGTCGAGCGGCTGACGCACACCTGCTACTACGTCTCGCAGTACGAGCCGTATCTGGAGCTGGCCGAGAAGCTGAACGCGCTGGTACCGGGGGACTTCGAGAAGCGCTCTTTCTTCTGCAACTCCGGGGCCGAGGCGGTCGAGAACGCGATCAAGGTGGCGCGGGCGTACACCGGGAGGCCGGCGGTTATCGCATTCGAGAACGCCTTCCACGGACGGACGTTCATGGCGATGAGCCTGACGAGCAAGGTCAGCCCGTACAAGAAGAGCTTCGGGCCGTACGCGCCCGAGGTCTACCGGGTCCCCGCGCCCTACGCCTACCGGTGCCCTGCCGGGAAAGACTGCTCGGGCGGTTGTCGGGGGGACTGTCTCGGGGCGCTGGATAAGCTCTTCGTGAGCTACGTGGACCCGCGGAGCGTGGCGGCGATAATCATCGAGCCTGTGGCCGGAGAGGGCGGGTTCATCCCGGTGCCGGACTTCTACCTCAGGCGGCTCAGGGAGATCTGTGACGAGTATGGGATCGTCCTGATCATAGACGAGGTCCAGACGGGCTTCGGCAGGACGGGGAAGATGTTCGCCATCGAACACTCAGGGGTTGAGCCCGATCTTTTGACCACGGCCAAGAGCCTCGGCGGCGGCCTCCCGATAGCCGGTGTGACGGGAAGGGCGGAGATCATGGACGGCATCCACACCGGCGGGCTCGGGACGACCTACGGCGGCAACCCGCTCGCCTGTGTGGCCGCGCTGGCGGTTCTCAAGACCTTCGAAGAGGAGGATCTCCTCTCCCGTGCGAACGTCATCGGGGAGCGTACGATGACTGCGATGCGCGAGATGCAGCGGAAACACCCGGACTTCGTGGGCGACGTGCGCGGGCTCGGGGCGATGGTCGCGATGGAGCTGGTGAAAGACTCCGAAAGCCGCGAGCCGGACAGGGAGAGAACGGCCGGGATCGTCGAGGCGGCCCTGCAGGAGGGGTTGATGCTCCTGACCGCCGGGCAGTACGACAATGTGATCCGCACCCTCACGCCGCTCGTCATCACCGACGAGCAGCTCGACGAGGGGCTCACCATCCTCGCGCGGGCCGTGGATTCGGTCGCCTGATCCAGACCGCACCGGAGAGGGGTAGGGCGGAACCGCCCTACCCCTTTTTATTCATTCGTTCTCAGGCGCGGCTTCCCGCTATCGCGGGGGCTGCAGCGGTGGCGGTGAGCGCGGCGAGCAGCACCTTCGCCAGGTCGAACGGCACGAACGGCAGGACCCCCTGCGCCAGCGCCGCCGTGGGCGAGAGGTGGGTCACCGCGGCGAGCCAGGCGGCTCCGGCGGCGTAGATCGCGCAGAGCGCCAGCGTCCCGCTGAGGGAACAGGCCCACAGCGCCTTCCTGCGGTTCGAGCCTGCAGCCGCCCCTGCGGCGAGACCGGCGAGCGCGGCCGCGACCGGGTAGGAGAGGAGATAACCTCCGGTGGGACCCAGGATCGGACCCAGCCCCCCGGAGAAGCCGGCGAAGACGGGTACGCCGATGGCCCCCACCACCAGATAGACGATCTGCGCCAGCGCCCCGGCCCGCCAGCCGAGCAGAAGCCCGGAGAGTACCACGGCGACGACCTGCAACGTGAACGGCACCGGAGTGAAGGGAAGCGGTACCGTGATCTGTGCGGATACCGCCGTCACCGCGGCCATGAGCGCGGCCCGCGTCAGAGTGCGTGTCCTCAGGGCTCTTCCTCCTGTCTTTCTGTCTTTCGGGACGACTCCTTCGGAGACCGTATTTTAGGCAATAAAAAAGGCCGGGGGAGCCCCCGGCCTTGCGTTCTGCTCCTTTGCCCGCTAGGAAACGGCGGGCTTCAAACGACGGTCCAGCTGCTCGAGCAGGCTCTCCCGGTTCTTGTGCAGTCTCTCGTAATCGCGGATTATCCTTATCTCCTCAACGGAGAGCCCGTCGAGGCGCTTCGAAATCTCAGCCACGCTGAGATCGTCGTAGCCCTCGATTGGAAGCTCCGTCTCCTCGATGCCGCCCTCTATGAGTCGCAGCCCCTGCCTGTAGTAGGCGAGCGGAGCATAGAGCAGGTCCAGGTAGCTGCCCGTGATCTCCCCGGCCAGCTTCCGCACGTTCTCCCGCTGCGCCTCGACCCTCTCGGCCAGCTCCTTCGCGAACTCCCTGTTCGCAGCGCTCTGATGCCGGGCCTCCTCCGCAACCCTATCCCAGATGCCCAGCACGAAACGCAAGTTGCGCTCCTGCAGCCCTACCACATGATCCACAACGGCCCTGTAGGACTCACCGATGCCGCTCGCAAACGCCTCAGCCGCCCGGCCCGTCTCCCGAAACTCGCTCATCTCGTTATCCCTCCTGATCGCTGTCTCTGCATATCTATATGCAGTATACACATATATACCGGGCATTCAAGAAAAAGTCCCGATTTTTCGCTGGTGTTGCGGTTTTGTTATCTGAGGAGGATAAGATGCGACCGGGATGGTAAGTTATCGGACCTGCATGCTTTTTAAAGGAGAGGGGAGGTGTCACGTTGCGTCTCAGAGGTTTCGTGATATTGCTGGTTGGGGTTCTCGCCTTTGCTTTGGTGGCTGTCGGGTGCGGTCAGTCGCAGAGGAGTGAGGCTGGCAAGCCGAAGACCATGAACGAGCGGGCCCGCCAGCAGCAGGTGGCTCCCAAGGAGGGTGAGGGGCGGGATCAGGGTTTGATCGCCCCGGCACCCGAGAGCCATGTGTTGAGGCTCACGGTGCCCGCGATGAAGCGTGTTCACGACGCGGTGGTACCCACGGCCGTGGGTACCGACGAGCAGGCGCTCAAGAACCACGTCGCGATACACCTGAAAGGGACCGGCTTCCCGTGGCAGAAGGTGACGAACGTTTACATAGCCGGGCACCGTCTCGGCTACCGGGGAACCAGGAGCCTCTATGCGTTCTACGATCTCAACAAGCTCAAGAAGGGCGACAGGATCTACATAACCGACGCGAACGGCAGGAAGTACACCTACGAGGTCTTCAAGAAGTTCGCCGTCGCACCGACCGACGTCAGCGTGACCAAGCCCGTACCGGGCAAGAACATCGTCACCCTTCAGTCCTGTACCCTCCCCGACTACGAGAAGCGGCTCATCGTGCAGGGAAAGCTCGTCTCCCACACCTGAGCCGCAGCTTTTCGCGCCCGGTTTTGTGAGCGGGCGCGCACGAGGCTGGTGGTGACACTGCTAAACTCCCCGTGGGCGGACGCGCAGGAGTAGGCTGCCAGCTCTGGAGGTCCGGTGTCCGAGCGTACGAGAGAGAAGAATACTACGCCAGAAGAAGCCCTCGCCCGCATCGTCGCGCGTCTACCGGCCGGGGTGCGGTGGGAGGAAGAGCCGAGGGTGGTTCGTCTCGAAACCGCGCTGGAGCACGCCGACCCCCTGCGCTGGCTCTCCGGGCGGATTGAACGACCCCGGATCTACTGGGCCGCTCGCGACGGGAGCCTGGAGATCGCCGCGAGCGGTATGGCGGACGTCGTCGGAGGTATGCCGGAGCCAGCCGGGATCCTGCCGCGTGGCGCGCGCTACTACGGTGGGATACGTTTCGACCCCGGGCGGAAGGTGGATCCGGAGTGGGAGGACTTCGGAAGCGCCAGGTTCGTCCTGCCCCGCTTCGAGCTGGTGCGCGAGGGCGAACGCACGGTCATGGCCTGCAATCTGGTGATGCCCGGAGACGCGACGCGTCTGGAGGAGGTGGCCCGCGCCGCCCGGCGGGTGGCTTCGGAGCCCGAGGGCGGAGCCTGTGGAGTGGCGCTCCCCGAACCCGTCTTCAGAGAGGATCTGCCGGGTGCTGGGGAGTGGGCCGAGGATGTCCGGCGGGCGCTCTCCACGTTCTCGGCGGGCGGGCTCGAAAAAGTGGTCCTCGCCCGGCGCGTCTCCCTTTACTCACAGGAGGATTATGACCCTCTCGCGCTGCTCGGCGGGCTTGCGCCGGTTACGCCGGGTTGCTTCCGCTTCCTGTTTGAGCCCGGCGGGGGCGTTGCCTTCGTCGTGGCGTCTCCCGAGCGCCTGTTCAGGATGGAGGGGGCGGAGGTGGTCAGCGAGGCCGTCGCCGGAACCCGTCCGCGTGGTCTCTCAGAGAGCGAGGACGCCGGCCTGCGTGACGAGCTCCTCGGCAGCGAGAAAGATCTGCGCGAGCACGGGTACGTGAGGAAGAGTATCGGCGAGGTGCTCGGGCGGTTCTGCACGGAGGTCGAGGTCGCCCCAGGGCCGGAGGAGTTCGTGCTCGCGCAGGGGCGTCACCTGCGCTCCCCCATCAGGGGCTCTCTCCGGGCTGGCGTCTCCCCCCGGGACGTCCTCGAGGCCCTGCACCCGACCCCGGCCGTCGGCGGCTGGCCGCGGGATGAGGCGATCTCGCTCATCCGGGAGCTGGAGCCCTTCGACCGCGGATGGTACGCCGGGCCTGTGGGATGGGTGGGGGCGGAGGATGCGGAGTTCGCCGTCGGGATCCGTTCGGCTCTCGTGAGAGGGAATGAGGTGCACCTGTTCTCTGGCAACGGCATAGTGGAGGGGTCGGACCCGGAGCGGGAATGGGATGAGCTCGAAGGCAAGCTCGGCGCTTTCGCCAAGGTGCTCGGGTTTGGACCTTCCGGCTGAGGAGGCGAACATCCTGTGGAGCTCCCTCCTCGTCGAGGAGCTCGTGAGGGCCGGTGTGGGGTTGTTCTGCATCGCGCCGGGCTCCCGCTCGACCCCGCTCGTGGCGGCCATAGCCGAGAACCCGCGCGCTCGCGCGGTCGTCCACTACGACGAGCGGGGGGCGGCCTTCTGCGCGCTGGGCCACGCCCGCGCCACCGGCAGGCCCGCCGCATGGGTGACGACCTCCGGGACGGCGGCCGCGAACGGACTCCCGGCGGTCGTCGAGGCGGCGACCGACTGCGTGCCGATGCTGCTCCTCACCGCCGACCGGCCACCGGAGCTGCGCGAGACCGGCGCGAACCAGACGATCGTGCAGCCGGGCCTCTTCGGGGGGTACGTCCGCTGGTCCTTCGATATGCCCGCCCCGGACACCCGGCCCACCCCTGAGATGGTGCTGACCGCCGCGGATCAGGCCGTTTACCGCAGCCGGCGCTCCCCGTCGGGCCCTGTGCACCTGAACCTGATGTTCCGCGAGCCCTTCCTGCCACCCCCGGGAAGGCGTCCGGAGGTCCCGCCACATCTGCGGGGCTGGTACGAGAAGGGGGCCCCCTATACCCGTTATGCGGGCGGGGTGTCCTCCGCCGAGGGGGTGGGGGATCTGTGGGAGGAGCTGCGTGGCGTAGAGCGCGGTATCGTCGTCGCCGGGAGGCTCGGGAGCCGGCGGGAGGGTGAGGCCGTGCTGGACCTCGCCGGGGAGCTCGGGTGGCCGCTGCTCCCGGACGTGGTCTCGCAGCTCCGGCTCGGGGGAAAGGGGGGGACCCTCGTACCGTACTACGATTTGCTGCTGGCGGACGAGGATTTCGTGCGAGGGAGCAGGCCGGATGCAATCCTGCAATTCGGCGGCGGGCCCGTCTCAAAGCGGCTGCAGCGGTTTCTGGAGCGTGCGAAGCCCGGGGTACGCGCGGTCGTGCACGAGAGCCCGTTCAGGCTCGACCCGGAACACGCGGCGAGCCACAGGTTCGAGGCCGCGGTTGGCGAATTCTGCGTGGCCCTCCGTCGGGAGGTGCGTGAGCGCCCGGGGAAGCCGGACCCGGCCTGGACGGAGCGGTGGGTCTCGGCCTCGGAGGAGATCGGACGAAGGCTCGCCGGGGGCTTCTCCGGCGACCAGGAGCTCAGCGAGCCCCTCGTGGCCCGGCTCGTCACCCGCCACATCCCGGCCGGGCACGCCCTGTGCCTGGCGAGCAGCATGCCCGTGCGGGACGTGGACGCCTTCGGGGTTGCCGAGGGCGAGCCGGTCCCCGTCTTCGCCAACCGCGGCGCGAGCGGCATCGACGGGACGGTCGCCACGGCGGCGGGTTACGCCGGGGGCACCGGGCGGCCGGTCACGCTGCTCATCGGGGACCTCGCGCTCCTGCACGACCTGAACTCTCTCGCCCTGATCAGGGGACTGCCCGTGACGGTCGTGGTCGTGAACAACGGCGGCGGCGGGATCTTCTCGATGCTCCCGGTCGCACGGCAAAAGAAGAACCTCTTCGAGAGGTACTTCGGGACGCCGCACGGGCTCACCTTCGAGTCCGCCTCCGCGATGTTCGGCCTGCGTTACGAACGGCCCGCCACGGTGGAAGAATTCGTCGAGGCGTACCGGAAGGCCTGCTCCGGGGAGGACCCATCGCTGCTCGAGGTTCGTACTGACCGGGCAGAGAACGCCGCGTTGCACGAGAGAATCGTGAGGGAGCTCTCGCGGTGAGCCCGCTCAGCTACACCCTGACCGGGGAGGGGGGCGCCCCGCCGGTCCTGCTGCTGCACGGGTTTCTCGGGGCCAAGGAGGAATGGGATGAGATCATAGAGGCCCTGCGCGAGGATTTCCTGTGCATCGCGCCCGACCTGCCCGGCCATGGTGGTTCCGTCGGGCTGTCCTATCCCGACGCCTACACCATCGAGGGGGCGGCGCGGGAGGTCACTGCGCTCCTCGACGGGCTCGGCATCTCGCGGGTTGCGCTCGTCGGGTACTCGATGGGTGGGAGGCTCGCGCTCCACCTGGCACTCAGGCACCCGGAGCGTTTCTCGGGCCTCTTCCTGGAGTCTTCGTCTCCTGGGATAGAAGAAGAAAGGGAACGTGCCGTCCGCCGCATGGAGGACGAGAGGCGCGCCCGGCAGCTGGAGTCCGTGGGGCTTGAAGCCTTCGTCGAGGAATGGTACCGGCAGCCGCTCTTCGCCTCGCTCCGGCGGAGGGAGGATCTGCTCGGGCGGACGGTCAGGCATCGCCTCTCGAACGACCCGCACGAGCTCGCCCGTTCCCTGCGGGCGATGGGGACCGGAAACCAGAGGCCGCTGTGGGACGATCTGGAGAAGCTCGCGGTCCCGACCCTCGCCGTCGCCGGAGAGCTCGATGAGAAGTACTCCGCGATCTGCTCGAGGATGCGCGAGGAGTGCGGGGTCCCGGTGGCACGGGTCCCCGGGGCGGGGCACAACGTGCACCTCGAGGCCCCAGACGAGTACACGAGGTTACTGCGGGGCTTTCTCAAAGCCCTATAATTTCCTTCCATGGCTACCATAGACTGGGAAGAAGCAGGCTCTTACACGGACATCAGGTACCACAAGGCCGAGGGGATCGCCAAGATCACCATAAACCGCCCCGAGGTCCGCAACGCCTTCCGGCCGCTGACGGTCATCGAGATGTCACGGGCGCTCGAAGACGCCCGCAACGACCCCGAGATCGGGGTGATCATCCTGACCGGCGAGGGCCCGGAGGCGTTTTGCTCCGGCGGCGACCAGAAGGTGCGGGGCGATACCGGATACCTCGAAGACCCGGAGAACCCGCCCCGCACGCCGGGCGGGGAATCCATCGGGCGCTTCGACGTCACCGAGTTCCACCTGCAGATGCGGCGCTGCCCCAAGCCCCTCGTCGCGATGGTCGCGGGCTACGCCGTCGGCGGCGGGCACGTCCTGCACGTCCTCTGCGACCTGACGATCGCCGCCGACAACGCGAAGTTCGGACAGAGCGGCACGCGGGTCGGCTCCTTCGACGGCGGTTACGGGACCTCGGTCCTCACCCAGCTCGTCGGCCCGAAGAAGGCCAAGGAGATCTGGTTTTTGGGCCGCACCTACTCGGCGCAGGAGGCGCTCGAGATGGGTCTGGTGAACGCGGTGGTGCCGCTGGAGCGCCTGGAGGAGGAGACGGTCCGGTGGTGCAGGGAGATGCTCGAGAAATCGCCCTTCGCGCTGCGGCTGCTCAAGGCGAGCTTCAACGCCTACGAGGACGGCTTCGCCGGCATCCAGCAGCTCGCCCACGATGCTAACCTGATCTTCTACAGCACCGAAGAGGCGCAGGAGGGACGCAACGCCTTCCTGGAGAAGCGCAAACCAGACTTCTCGAAGTTCCCCCGCCGCTCCTGAGGGTTTGTTCGGGCTCTACCGCTACCGCCTGCCGCTCGCGGGCCCGCCGACCCCCGGCGGAAAGTCCCTCCCGGTGCGGGAGGGGCTCCTGATCCGGCTGGAGGAAGGCGGAGCCTGCGGCTGGGGCGAGGCCGCACCCCTGCCGGGCTTCTCGCGCGAGACCCTGGAGGAGGCCGCGCACGACCTGCGCGCCCTCGCCGCGGGCGGGGACCCCGCACACGCCTCCCCCTCCGCCCGCTTCGCCTTCGAGCTGGCCCGCCTCGACCTCGAAGCAGCCTCCTCCGGCAAGCCGCCGCAGGCGCTCCTCTCGCCGCACCCGGCGTCGGAGGTGCGCCTCTGCGGCCTGCTCGAAGGTCCGCCCGAGACGGTGCTCTCCGAGGCGGAGGGGATGCGCGAGGTGGGCTACGCGGCCGTCAAGCTCAAGGTCGGGCGCGCGGATCCCGAAGAGGAGGCCGCGCTCGTCGGGGAGCTCTCGGCCCTGCTCGGCGGTATCCGGCTGCGGCTCGACGCCAACCGGGCCTGGAGTTTCGGGGAGGCTCTCCGCTTCTGCCGCGCCGTCCGCGGGGCGCCGATCGAGTACCTGGAGGAGCCGCTCTCCGATCCCGCGGAGCTCCCCCGGCTGGCGGAGGAGACCGGGGTTCCCCTCGCGCTCGACGAGACCCTCCGCGAGATCGAACCGGAGGACCTCGCCCGCTGCCGCCACGTGCGGGCCGTGGTCCTCAAGCCCACGCTCCTCGGCGGGCTCTCGCGCTCGCTCGCCTTCGCGCGGGAGGCGCGCCGCATCGGGGCGGTCGCGGTCGCGAGCTCCTCCTACGAGAGCGGGGTCGGCACTTTGGGCCTCCTCGCGCTCGCCGCCTCCCTCGGGGACGCTCCCGCCGGGCTCGACACCTACCGCGCCTTCGAGGAGGACATACTCGAGAGCCCGCTCCCGCTCGCGGGGCCGCGGGTAGACGCCGCCGCGCTCCTCTCTGGGGGGTGCGCCGTGCGCGCGGACCTGCTGGAGGAGGTGGCATCTTGAGCGGGGCCCGCACCGTCCCCTGCCCGCTGCGCGAGCGCGCGCGAGAGTTTCCAGAGACCCCCGCCGTCGAGGGGGACGGCGTCCGGATCACCTACCGGGAGTTGGACCGCCTCGTCTCGGCGGCGGCGCAGGCGCTGGAGGGGAGGGGGCTCGGGGACGGCTGTCGCGTCGCGCTCTACCTGTCGAGGGGCTGGCGGTACGTCGTCCTGCTGCTCGGGGTGATGCGCGCCGGAGGGGTCGCCTGCCCGGTGAGCACCCGCCTGCCGCTCCCGGGCGTTCGGGACGCTCTGCGGCGCGCCGGGTGCGGGGCCGTGATCTCCGACGACGCGGCGCTGCTGCGGGGGCTCGAGGGCGTGGTGCGGCTGCGCCCGGAGGATCTCCTGGTAGAGGAGGGGGCGGCGTACGCTCCCACACCTCTGGAGGTGGAGCTCGACCGGCCCGCGACCGTCGTCTTCACCTCCGGGAGCACCGGGGAGCCCAAGGCCGCCCTGCACACCTGCGCCAACCACTACTTCAACGCCGCGGGCTCCAACCAGAACATCACCCTCGCTCCCGGCGACCGCTGGATGCTCTCGCTCCCGCTCTACCACGTGGGGGGTATCTCGATCCTCTTCAAGTGCCTCCTCTCCGGGGCCACGATCGCGCTGCCGGAGGAGGGGGCCCCGCTGGGGCGGGAGATCTCGCGCCTCGGCGTGACCCACGCCTCGCTCGTCTCCACCCAGCTCGTAAGGCTCCTGCGCGAGGAGAGCCCCGCGCTCGGCGGCCTCAGGGCCGTTTTGCTCGGGGCGAGCGCGATGCCTCCGTCCCTCATCTCCGAGTCCGTACGCAGGGGCATCCCGGTCCACACCAGCTACGGCCTCACTGAGATGGCCTCGCAGGTCACCTCTACCCCGCCCGGGGCCTCGCGCGAGGAGCTCTCGAGCTCCGGGAGGGTCCTGCCCCACCGTGAGCTCTCGATCTCCGGAGAAGGAGAGATCCTGGTGCGCGGCGGGACGCTCTTCGCCGGCTACCTGAGGGACGGGGGGGTGGAGCGACCGCTCGACGCCGAGGGATGGTTCCACACCCGCGACCTCGGGCACCTCGACGAGAGGGGCTACCTGCACGTGAGCGGGCGGATGGACAACCGCTTCGTCTCCGGCGGCGAGAACGTTCAGCCCGAGGAGATAGAGGATGCCCTCTGCCGGATGGAGGGCGTTGAGCAGGCGGTCGTCGTCCCGGTCCCCGACGAGGAGTTCGGCGAGCGGCCCGTCGCCTTCGTCCGCGGCGTGGGCGAGCTCCCGGCGCAGGAGCTCTCCCGCGCCCTCCGCG encodes the following:
- the menH gene encoding 2-succinyl-6-hydroxy-2,4-cyclohexadiene-1-carboxylate synthase, giving the protein MSPLSYTLTGEGGAPPVLLLHGFLGAKEEWDEIIEALREDFLCIAPDLPGHGGSVGLSYPDAYTIEGAAREVTALLDGLGISRVALVGYSMGGRLALHLALRHPERFSGLFLESSSPGIEEERERAVRRMEDERRARQLESVGLEAFVEEWYRQPLFASLRRREDLLGRTVRHRLSNDPHELARSLRAMGTGNQRPLWDDLEKLAVPTLAVAGELDEKYSAICSRMREECGVPVARVPGAGHNVHLEAPDEYTRLLRGFLKAL
- a CDS encoding biotin transporter BioY, with translation MRTRTLTRAALMAAVTAVSAQITVPLPFTPVPFTLQVVAVVLSGLLLGWRAGALAQIVYLVVGAIGVPVFAGFSGGLGPILGPTGGYLLSYPVAAALAGLAAGAAAGSNRRKALWACSLSGTLALCAIYAAGAAWLAAVTHLSPTAALAQGVLPFVPFDLAKVLLAALTATAAAPAIAGSRA
- the menE gene encoding o-succinylbenzoate--CoA ligase; this translates as MSGARTVPCPLRERAREFPETPAVEGDGVRITYRELDRLVSAAAQALEGRGLGDGCRVALYLSRGWRYVVLLLGVMRAGGVACPVSTRLPLPGVRDALRRAGCGAVISDDAALLRGLEGVVRLRPEDLLVEEGAAYAPTPLEVELDRPATVVFTSGSTGEPKAALHTCANHYFNAAGSNQNITLAPGDRWMLSLPLYHVGGISILFKCLLSGATIALPEEGAPLGREISRLGVTHASLVSTQLVRLLREESPALGGLRAVLLGASAMPPSLISESVRRGIPVHTSYGLTEMASQVTSTPPGASREELSSSGRVLPHRELSISGEGEILVRGGTLFAGYLRDGGVERPLDAEGWFHTRDLGHLDERGYLHVSGRMDNRFVSGGENVQPEEIEDALCRMEGVEQAVVVPVPDEEFGERPVAFVRGVGELPAQELSRALRETLPGFKVPDAFYPWPSGLPEGMKVDRGLFRRLARELRAGR
- a CDS encoding class E sortase, with protein sequence MRLRGFVILLVGVLAFALVAVGCGQSQRSEAGKPKTMNERARQQQVAPKEGEGRDQGLIAPAPESHVLRLTVPAMKRVHDAVVPTAVGTDEQALKNHVAIHLKGTGFPWQKVTNVYIAGHRLGYRGTRSLYAFYDLNKLKKGDRIYITDANGRKYTYEVFKKFAVAPTDVSVTKPVPGKNIVTLQSCTLPDYEKRLIVQGKLVSHT
- the menC gene encoding o-succinylbenzoate synthase is translated as MFGLYRYRLPLAGPPTPGGKSLPVREGLLIRLEEGGACGWGEAAPLPGFSRETLEEAAHDLRALAAGGDPAHASPSARFAFELARLDLEAASSGKPPQALLSPHPASEVRLCGLLEGPPETVLSEAEGMREVGYAAVKLKVGRADPEEEAALVGELSALLGGIRLRLDANRAWSFGEALRFCRAVRGAPIEYLEEPLSDPAELPRLAEETGVPLALDETLREIEPEDLARCRHVRAVVLKPTLLGGLSRSLAFAREARRIGAVAVASSSYESGVGTLGLLALAASLGDAPAGLDTYRAFEEDILESPLPLAGPRVDAAALLSGGCAVRADLLEEVAS
- a CDS encoding isochorismate synthase, whose protein sequence is MSERTREKNTTPEEALARIVARLPAGVRWEEEPRVVRLETALEHADPLRWLSGRIERPRIYWAARDGSLEIAASGMADVVGGMPEPAGILPRGARYYGGIRFDPGRKVDPEWEDFGSARFVLPRFELVREGERTVMACNLVMPGDATRLEEVARAARRVASEPEGGACGVALPEPVFREDLPGAGEWAEDVRRALSTFSAGGLEKVVLARRVSLYSQEDYDPLALLGGLAPVTPGCFRFLFEPGGGVAFVVASPERLFRMEGAEVVSEAVAGTRPRGLSESEDAGLRDELLGSEKDLREHGYVRKSIGEVLGRFCTEVEVAPGPEEFVLAQGRHLRSPIRGSLRAGVSPRDVLEALHPTPAVGGWPRDEAISLIRELEPFDRGWYAGPVGWVGAEDAEFAVGIRSALVRGNEVHLFSGNGIVEGSDPEREWDELEGKLGAFAKVLGFGPSG
- the gabT gene encoding 4-aminobutyrate--2-oxoglutarate transaminase — protein: MLKERKIRTEIPGPKSRALMERRRKAVSAGLGTALPIWVREAHGALVEDVDGNTFIDFGGGIGVLNAGHTNPVVVEAVKEQVERLTHTCYYVSQYEPYLELAEKLNALVPGDFEKRSFFCNSGAEAVENAIKVARAYTGRPAVIAFENAFHGRTFMAMSLTSKVSPYKKSFGPYAPEVYRVPAPYAYRCPAGKDCSGGCRGDCLGALDKLFVSYVDPRSVAAIIIEPVAGEGGFIPVPDFYLRRLREICDEYGIVLIIDEVQTGFGRTGKMFAIEHSGVEPDLLTTAKSLGGGLPIAGVTGRAEIMDGIHTGGLGTTYGGNPLACVAALAVLKTFEEEDLLSRANVIGERTMTAMREMQRKHPDFVGDVRGLGAMVAMELVKDSESREPDRERTAGIVEAALQEGLMLLTAGQYDNVIRTLTPLVITDEQLDEGLTILARAVDSVA
- the menD gene encoding 2-succinyl-5-enolpyruvyl-6-hydroxy-3-cyclohexene-1-carboxylic-acid synthase, with translation MDLPAEEANILWSSLLVEELVRAGVGLFCIAPGSRSTPLVAAIAENPRARAVVHYDERGAAFCALGHARATGRPAAWVTTSGTAAANGLPAVVEAATDCVPMLLLTADRPPELRETGANQTIVQPGLFGGYVRWSFDMPAPDTRPTPEMVLTAADQAVYRSRRSPSGPVHLNLMFREPFLPPPGRRPEVPPHLRGWYEKGAPYTRYAGGVSSAEGVGDLWEELRGVERGIVVAGRLGSRREGEAVLDLAGELGWPLLPDVVSQLRLGGKGGTLVPYYDLLLADEDFVRGSRPDAILQFGGGPVSKRLQRFLERAKPGVRAVVHESPFRLDPEHAASHRFEAAVGEFCVALRREVRERPGKPDPAWTERWVSASEEIGRRLAGGFSGDQELSEPLVARLVTRHIPAGHALCLASSMPVRDVDAFGVAEGEPVPVFANRGASGIDGTVATAAGYAGGTGRPVTLLIGDLALLHDLNSLALIRGLPVTVVVVNNGGGGIFSMLPVARQKKNLFERYFGTPHGLTFESASAMFGLRYERPATVEEFVEAYRKACSGEDPSLLEVRTDRAENAALHERIVRELSR
- the menB gene encoding 1,4-dihydroxy-2-naphthoyl-CoA synthase, whose translation is MATIDWEEAGSYTDIRYHKAEGIAKITINRPEVRNAFRPLTVIEMSRALEDARNDPEIGVIILTGEGPEAFCSGGDQKVRGDTGYLEDPENPPRTPGGESIGRFDVTEFHLQMRRCPKPLVAMVAGYAVGGGHVLHVLCDLTIAADNAKFGQSGTRVGSFDGGYGTSVLTQLVGPKKAKEIWFLGRTYSAQEALEMGLVNAVVPLERLEEETVRWCREMLEKSPFALRLLKASFNAYEDGFAGIQQLAHDANLIFYSTEEAQEGRNAFLEKRKPDFSKFPRRS